Proteins from a genomic interval of Planctomycetaceae bacterium:
- a CDS encoding family 16 glycoside hydrolase codes for MPRFMTLLVLVAGMLTSQIAVAQSETPETEEGFRSLFNGTDLSGWRGDSELWSVEDGCITGTTNGPDHLAYNKFLIWDGKVSDFEFRCEFRLEGRNNSGVQYRSQQDPSKGDFVCVGYQADIHANPNYTGMLYDEKGRGIIAQRGQKVVITADGRKKVATLEVSKEAIDLTQWHTLTIIAQGNHLVHKINGVVTVEVTDDQEDEREMEGVLAFQVHRGPAMKAQFRNIRLKELPPNPVKPQTGMKSPAKKPTRGKNASQNARLDKSAAPTPQWIWLNDGDVPEDKVFFRREVSSAGVGAARLYAACDDVMKIYVDGTLVAEGNNWQKPVFVDITGQLDLDDPNKDHVIAIEGGNGRSAAGLVLKLDLESGWRDAWTVVSDSSWQVSTKPEDGWMKTGFRPSQPWGNAEVVAALGSGPWGDKVTAETLAAAAPLKDPEATPAESLKVAKGFNVDLLYSVPKGEQGSWVNMCVDPRGRLIVSDQYGSLYRVTLPPVEQEHGQGTDAARSPDVGLKIEPINVEIGEAQGLLWAFDSLYVSVNRGQKFASGLYRVRDTDGDDELDTVETLRTLNGGGEHGPHAVLLHPDGKSLVVVCGNGTELTEIASSRLPSWDEDLLLPRVKGRFMVGKRAPGGCIYRIDPDGKEWELLAAGFRNQFDAAFDTEGELFAYDADMEWDINAPWYRPTRICHVVSGADFGWRSSAGKWPVYYADSVPPVVNIGPGSPTGVCFGYGAAFPERYQEALYACDWSYGKLYAVHLKPQGATFTADLEEFITGTPLPLTDIVVNPMDGAMYFAIGGRKVQSGLYRVTHESTLVANQKQNTADVLRAKNRHERIASLTSGIAAVDGGAIVSTSLPGLKLQVDLEETRANSVTVPIHIDAENTVWTSASDIGDEESLRTLLRRYANSTLSVATHPDSAHGALVEVMDIAQSCGVKTVTRFGSSRNRFLQNDEFATARQQRRGLEVLHQAANAGIVDAAILNQISDGLASSDRSIRYAARIALEHRAMNAWTDWAGNLRDPNAVIGSVIARARSHERVNMGDKDSIDSPIPDWSNSSVTIDVNRSAITSEVLERLASLDTRSLSVQQQIDVLRAITLTFVRIAPPNADEREKIIRRVEGMLPAKSPELNSLLAQLVVYLQAPFAAEKLVPMMLDAPTQEEQIDLASSLRHLKVGWLPRLQDAYFGWFVRASTYRGGATFALYIDNIKNDAVANLNAEDRQRLQPLLDQKPESDAPVFTAAPRSFVKEWTMQELVPLVQAGLKNRDFDHGRKMFAAASCFACHRFDNQGGSVGPDLTALSGRFSSRDLLESIVEPSKVISDQYGSVNIVTLDGKIISGRIINLAGDSFRIQTNMLDPGTLVGVDRKQIDEMTESRVSMMPTGLLNTMNEEEVLDLLAYLLSRGERNHEMFPN; via the coding sequence ATGCCGCGTTTCATGACATTGCTGGTTCTGGTCGCTGGTATGTTGACATCTCAGATTGCGGTAGCGCAATCCGAAACTCCAGAAACGGAAGAGGGATTTCGTTCGCTGTTTAACGGGACCGATCTGTCGGGCTGGCGGGGAGATTCCGAATTATGGTCGGTCGAAGACGGTTGCATCACGGGTACAACGAACGGTCCCGATCATCTTGCGTATAACAAGTTTCTGATCTGGGACGGAAAGGTTTCTGATTTCGAGTTTCGATGCGAGTTCAGGCTGGAAGGCAGGAACAATTCCGGGGTGCAGTATCGTAGTCAGCAGGATCCATCGAAGGGCGATTTTGTGTGCGTTGGCTATCAGGCCGACATCCATGCGAATCCGAATTACACGGGAATGCTGTACGACGAGAAAGGCCGCGGGATTATCGCTCAACGCGGGCAGAAAGTTGTGATCACTGCTGATGGTCGGAAAAAGGTTGCAACTCTGGAGGTCAGTAAGGAAGCGATCGATCTGACGCAGTGGCATACGCTTACCATCATCGCCCAGGGCAATCACCTTGTTCATAAGATTAACGGCGTCGTCACTGTTGAAGTCACTGACGATCAGGAAGATGAACGTGAAATGGAGGGTGTTCTGGCCTTTCAGGTGCATCGCGGCCCGGCAATGAAGGCTCAATTCCGAAATATCCGTCTTAAGGAACTGCCGCCGAATCCGGTGAAGCCACAAACCGGAATGAAGTCGCCTGCGAAGAAGCCAACCAGGGGGAAAAATGCTTCGCAAAATGCGCGATTGGACAAATCGGCCGCCCCGACACCCCAGTGGATCTGGCTGAACGATGGCGATGTTCCTGAAGACAAAGTGTTTTTTCGGCGGGAGGTGAGTTCAGCGGGTGTGGGAGCGGCTCGTTTGTATGCTGCCTGCGATGACGTCATGAAAATCTACGTCGATGGTACTCTGGTCGCAGAAGGAAACAACTGGCAGAAACCCGTGTTTGTTGACATCACCGGGCAACTGGATCTGGATGACCCGAACAAAGATCATGTGATTGCGATCGAAGGCGGGAATGGCAGGAGCGCAGCCGGGCTTGTCCTGAAACTGGATCTGGAATCCGGCTGGCGCGACGCATGGACAGTGGTCAGTGATTCTTCCTGGCAAGTCAGTACAAAGCCGGAGGACGGCTGGATGAAGACCGGATTCAGGCCCTCACAGCCATGGGGAAATGCAGAAGTGGTCGCCGCGCTGGGCAGTGGGCCCTGGGGAGATAAGGTTACTGCCGAAACGCTGGCTGCGGCCGCTCCATTGAAAGATCCTGAGGCCACCCCGGCTGAGTCATTAAAAGTAGCGAAGGGGTTCAATGTTGATCTGTTGTATTCTGTGCCAAAAGGAGAGCAGGGGTCATGGGTGAATATGTGCGTCGATCCCCGCGGGCGTTTGATCGTTTCTGATCAGTATGGCTCGTTGTATCGAGTCACTTTACCGCCTGTTGAGCAGGAACATGGTCAAGGGACAGACGCCGCACGATCACCAGACGTTGGTTTGAAGATCGAACCCATCAATGTCGAAATTGGAGAAGCGCAGGGGCTATTGTGGGCGTTTGATAGTCTTTATGTCAGTGTGAACCGGGGGCAGAAGTTTGCCAGTGGGCTCTACCGTGTTCGCGATACGGATGGCGACGACGAACTGGATACCGTTGAGACGCTTCGTACGTTGAATGGTGGTGGTGAACACGGACCGCACGCTGTGCTTCTTCATCCTGATGGCAAGTCGCTGGTGGTTGTTTGTGGCAACGGTACGGAACTGACTGAGATCGCTTCGTCAAGGCTGCCATCGTGGGACGAAGACTTGCTTCTGCCACGTGTAAAAGGCCGTTTCATGGTGGGCAAGCGTGCTCCGGGCGGATGCATTTACAGAATCGATCCGGACGGTAAAGAATGGGAACTGCTTGCTGCGGGTTTTCGTAATCAGTTTGATGCAGCGTTTGACACAGAAGGCGAACTGTTCGCCTATGACGCAGATATGGAGTGGGATATCAATGCGCCATGGTATCGACCAACGCGAATCTGTCATGTGGTCAGTGGTGCCGATTTTGGTTGGCGCAGCAGTGCCGGAAAGTGGCCGGTCTACTACGCCGACAGTGTTCCGCCGGTGGTCAACATCGGCCCTGGTTCTCCCACAGGTGTCTGCTTCGGCTATGGGGCAGCTTTTCCCGAGAGATATCAGGAAGCCCTTTATGCGTGCGACTGGAGCTACGGCAAGCTTTATGCCGTACATCTGAAGCCACAGGGTGCAACGTTTACGGCTGATCTGGAAGAGTTCATTACCGGCACGCCCCTGCCTCTCACGGACATTGTTGTCAATCCGATGGACGGAGCCATGTACTTCGCGATTGGCGGTCGCAAGGTGCAGTCGGGGCTGTATCGGGTGACACATGAATCGACTTTGGTTGCAAATCAGAAACAGAACACAGCCGACGTTCTGCGGGCAAAAAACCGACATGAAAGAATCGCGTCGCTCACGTCCGGCATCGCCGCCGTCGACGGGGGAGCAATTGTTTCGACGTCCCTGCCAGGACTGAAATTGCAGGTCGATCTGGAAGAGACGCGAGCGAATTCCGTGACCGTGCCGATTCATATTGATGCTGAAAACACGGTGTGGACAAGCGCCAGCGACATTGGAGACGAAGAGTCGCTGCGAACATTGCTTCGCCGGTATGCCAACAGCACGCTAAGTGTCGCGACCCATCCGGATTCGGCACATGGTGCACTTGTTGAGGTCATGGATATTGCGCAATCGTGCGGAGTGAAAACTGTGACGCGGTTCGGTTCGTCCAGAAATCGGTTTCTGCAGAACGACGAATTTGCAACTGCCCGTCAGCAACGCCGCGGGTTGGAGGTCCTGCATCAGGCTGCCAATGCTGGTATCGTTGATGCGGCGATTCTGAATCAGATCAGTGATGGACTGGCAAGCTCCGATCGATCGATTCGCTATGCGGCTCGTATTGCTCTGGAGCATCGGGCGATGAACGCCTGGACTGACTGGGCTGGCAATCTCCGTGATCCAAACGCGGTTATTGGTTCAGTGATCGCCCGGGCTCGGTCGCATGAGAGAGTCAACATGGGAGACAAGGACTCAATCGACTCACCAATTCCTGACTGGTCAAATTCCTCGGTTACTATCGACGTGAATCGTTCGGCCATCACATCGGAAGTGCTCGAAAGGCTGGCATCGCTGGATACCAGGTCCCTGTCGGTGCAACAGCAGATTGACGTCTTGCGAGCCATCACGCTGACGTTTGTTCGCATTGCTCCTCCAAACGCAGACGAACGAGAAAAGATTATCCGTCGAGTCGAAGGAATGCTGCCGGCGAAGTCACCTGAACTGAACAGTCTGCTGGCTCAGCTTGTGGTTTACCTGCAGGCACCTTTTGCCGCAGAGAAGCTTGTGCCGATGATGCTCGACGCACCAACACAGGAAGAGCAGATTGACCTGGCAAGCAGTCTGCGGCACCTGAAAGTCGGCTGGTTACCCCGGTTACAGGATGCGTATTTTGGCTGGTTTGTACGTGCTTCCACGTATCGAGGTGGTGCTACGTTTGCGCTGTACATTGATAACATCAAGAATGATGCTGTCGCAAATCTGAATGCCGAAGATCGACAACGACTGCAGCCCCTTCTGGACCAGAAACCGGAGTCTGACGCTCCTGTCTTCACCGCTGCGCCTCGCAGTTTTGTGAAAGAATGGACGATGCAGGAGCTTGTTCCGCTTGTGCAGGCAGGCTTGAAGAATCGTGATTTTGATCACGGTCGGAAGATGTTTGCAGCAGCATCATGCTTCGCCTGCCATCGCTTTGACAATCAGGGAGGCAGCGTTGGTCCTGACCTGACGGCCTTATCCGGGCGATTCAGCTCGCGAGATCTGCTCGAATCCATCGTCGAACCCAGTAAAGTCATCAGTGATCAGTATGGGTCCGTCAACATCGTGACTCTGGATGGCAAAATCATCAGCGGCCGTATCATCAACCTTGCCGGCGATTCTTTCCGGATTCAGACGAACATGCTCGACCCGGGCACCCTTGTGGGCGTAGATCGCAAGCAGATCGATGAAATGACAGAATCCCGGGTCTCTATGATGCCAACAGGCTTGCTGAACACGATGAATGAGGAAGAAGTCCTCGACTTGCTCGCCTACCTGCTGAGCCGTGGGGAACGAAACCACGAAATGTTCCCAAATTGA